The nucleotide sequence GTTCTTTCCCAAATTTGTCCAAAACATGTAAATATGCAGATACAGTGTTGATTAGAACATTCACAAATAAACTTCCAGAAAGATATCTGCTGACCTGAGCTGTCCCTCCTCATGTTGTCAATTACCTTCCACATTCGAAAAACACTACAGGCTACTCAGCCATTCAAACAGTCCACAGGTTCATCAACCTTTGTCCAGTATGGTGCAGGGTAGGATATGTTTGCAAAGTAAAAAGCTTAATGAAAAGGCGCAACAGCAACAACCTTGGCCTCTGGCTTGCTGTCTATTGCCAAAATAAACAACCATTGAAGAACTTAAAGAACCAtacacatgatttttttttttgctgtagtTGTGTTTCTTTCATATACAGAGAGCTACTGACAAAAACTGTAATTCTGTCCTTCACCTACAACTGTGCCTGTAAACAGATTCTTCACGATAGTATATTTCcatacaatataataaaaccaGAGATAGGTTGTATATTCTATTCAGGAAGCACCCTACCTTTCAATATTAGATAACTCTTGTAATttgaaaccaaaaaataaacaaaaagaattaaacaactaaaaaaaccacagaaaatgaaaaagaaaacaaaatgtgtacTTTGTTTTGTGAAGATCAAGAGAGATAATGCAAAATCCCAGAATTCCAAATAAGTGGACTCCCTAATAGTTACTTTGTGTCAAACAACccataacatatttttttatactaacacatgtataaataagtTTACATGAGAATGTAtctgatgtttttcagcaaaCATACACCAAAACTGATTGCACCTTCAGAGAGCAGATTTTGGCAGATGGGTACAACATCTACACCTCTGATGGACACGGAGCCATCCTCAGTTTGGGAAACACCCAGCAAAGACTTCATGGCTTAGACCAAGGTCTTCCAGCTTTGGCCCGGTTTCTTCCCAGGGAAAATACCCTGCAACAGTCAATCCCCACAGGACTGGAAGTCCCTGATCAACTCATTccagaacaagaagaagagactGTGGACACAGTAGCCTCATTTGGGAAGCTCTCTCAGATAATTCACAGTCCCAGCTTCCACAAGAGATGAAATAGCAGGTGTAAGACACCTGTGTGTTGAGGGATGTCCAAGCACTAcctcctgcatgttttaaattcaCGGACAGACCATGAATCTCCTCTCAGAGAGGCATGCTGAGTGGAGTGACACCTGTAAGGAGTGTAAACTCAATCCTGCATTTACTTCCACTGAAAAAATACAGAAGGTGTTCTCAATTTCTGTCCTTATAAAAGCCTTTCTGCATTAAGAAATATGTTTGCTGTACACTGTATCGCCGCATTAGCGGACGGTTGGCAAAGGGAAGGAACAGCacaacattcatttaaaaattgtaGATTTAATACAATGTGTGATAAGTGAAAAGCTACTGACATTAGAGAAACAATCATATATTTGGTGGCTCTTTTGACAAACTGCTTCTATGATCTGCACAGGAGGAAATATACTTCTTTAGGATTTTTGGTCGTTCTAAAAAACCTGCAGAGACTGTGTGAGTTAGTATGTTTCTCCAGGCAAAAATATTGTTGTTTAGCTGTacttgtatttatttagttatttaaatgTTATCAATTTTAagctttagagttttacctCTATTTGTACAGCATGTGTGCACATGTCCGATAATGTAagtgtttaaacatgttttggaATAAATTGTTGAAATGAAGCATTGCAAGTTAAAGTGGGAATACTGTGTGTAAGAttagaaaaaaactaatctttCAATATTCTTTAAAATTGTAGAATTTGTACGCTTTCTCAATTCACATCATCTGATTTTAGGAGGCACCCATTGAAAAACAGTAACATCTTtctctgtaaatatattttttctataaATGATTAAATTCAAACCAGCTGTTGACAACAGTCAAAGCAACCTGCAATTCCTTTGAATATCTAACCCTTAGTTTTCTtaatccaaattgcaaagcattaAAACCACTTCAGTTTGTAATTGGGGCCTGGTGGatgatacaaaacaacaatcttTAGACCAGTTCTCTGAtttcttatctgatttagtgttaaatattgATAAGGccattatagtgggggattttaacatttttgttactGAAATGATAGCCTGTTTGTTAAAAAGACCTACTAACTCCTGTCTTCATAGTCTGGACCTTGAGCTCACATATGACACTGAGTGTAAACAAGTAACACAATtccctcataaccctgtcctgtcagaccattttttaaataacctatgagtttaatttaacacctgaaataaaatttcattatagtagatcattatcagacaattctgtaacaacatttaaacaatCTGTTCCTcagtatcacagaaaaacaaagagtgCACTAATTTAATTTCTACCCTTTCACAATTTGATGTTTTTGCACATAGTGTTACTTCTTCATTGCATGTTTTATTAGACAATGTAGCCCCCTTGAAAAGGgaggtaattattcataaaaGGCTGGCTCCCTAGTTtgattcagagctgcatacatTAAACACAATGTTAGGACATTAGAGAGAAAATACTGCCTCATTTCAGATATGATTGATCTTTTCTTAGTAAActgatatgtaccacaggctgttaaggtagctgtaattaaacttttACTTCAGAAACCTTCTCTCAGTCAAGTTGAGTTAATACATTAaatacctacaggggttggacaatgaaactgaaacacctggttttagaccacaataatttattagtatggtgtagggcctccttttgcggccaatacagcgtcaattcgtcttggaaatgacatatacaagtcctgcacagtggtcagagggattttaagccattcttcttgcaggatagtggccaggtcactatgtgatactggtggaggaaaacgtttcctgactcgctcctccaaaacaccccaaagtggctcaataatatttagatctggtgactgtgcaggccatgggagatgttcaacttcactttcatgttcatcaaaccaatctttcaccagtcttgctgtgtgtattggtgtattgtcatcctgatacacggcaccgccttcaggatacaatgtttgaaccattggatgcacatggtcctcaagaatggttcagtagtccttggcagtgacgcgcccatctagcacaagtagtgggccaagggaatgccatgatatggcagcccaaaccatcactgatccacccccatccttcactctgggtatgcaacagtctgggtggtacacttctttggagcttctccacaccgtaactctcccggatgtggggaaaacagtaaaggtggactcatcagagaacaatacatgtttcacattgtccacagctcaagatttgcgctctttgcaccattgaaactgacgtttggcattggcat is from Girardinichthys multiradiatus isolate DD_20200921_A chromosome 4, DD_fGirMul_XY1, whole genome shotgun sequence and encodes:
- the fgf19 gene encoding fibroblast growth factor 19, with translation MLLLVFIVCIASELFTLRVFCMPMMDQGPHISHGWGQVVRLLHLYAAKPGLHLLITEDGQIHGSADQTLYSLLEIRPVGPGHVVIRGVATTRFLCIEINGRLYTSQTYTKTDCTFREQILADGYNIYTSDGHGAILSLGNTQQRLHGLDQGLPALARFLPRENTLQQSIPTGLEVPDQLIPEQEEETVDTVASFGKLSQIIHSPSFHKR